GGAGGATGGGCGCGGAAGCGGCGGAACAGGTGAAAAGCCGTTTCAGCTGCCGGATGGTGTGGGAAGCATTGCTCCATTTTTACGGGAGGGCGTCGGCATGATTTACGGTAATTGCGTCAAGAGGGTGCTGGATTTTTCCGCCGCCCTGATTGTGCTGGCGGTGCTGCTGGTTCCGTTCCTGGCGCTGGCGGCGCTTCTGGCCGCCGCCAACCGCGGAACGCCGTTTTTCCGCCAGACGCGGCCCGGCCGCCACGGCAAGTTGTTCCGCATCGTCAAATTCAAGACGATGACGGATGAAAAGGATGACCGGGGAGAACTGCTGCCGGACGAACGGCGGCTGACGCGCGCGGGGCGGCTGGTGCGCTCCCTGTCCCTGGATGAACTGCCCCAGCTGTTCAATGTGCTGGCGGGGCAGATGAGCTTTATCGGTCCGCGCCCGCTGCTGCCGGAATACCTGCCCCTGTACAGTGCGGAGCAGGCGCGCCGCCATGACGTGAGGCCCGGCATTACGGGCTGGGCCCAGGTCAACGGGCGCAACTCCATCGGCTGGGACCGCAAATTTGAACTGGACGTCTGGTATGTGGACCATCTGAGCTTGTTGCTGGATGCGCGCATCATTCTGTTAACGCTGGCGAAGGTGGTCCAGCGCCAGGGCATCAGCGGTGAAGGCTGCGCCACCATGGAAAAATTCACGGGTTCCGGAAAATGAAGAAAAATATAGCAATCATCGGCGCCGGGGGATTCGGCAGGGAAACGGCCTGCTGCCTCCGCGCAATCAACGGGGAGTCCCCCTCCTGGAATTTGATAGGTTTCTTTGATGACGGGGTGGCCGCCGGAACGGAAAACGAGTACGGCCGCGTGCTGGGCACGGTGGAAGACCTGAATGCCTGGAAGGAGCCTCTTTCCGTTGTGATCGCGATTGCTTCGCCACGGGCTTTGGAACGCATTTCCGGCCTGTTGGATAATCCCCTGCTGGATTTTCCCAATATCATCGCCCCTGATGTGAAGTTTTATGACCGCGGCCGGGTGGCCATGGGGAAGGGGAATGTCATCAGCTTCGGCCACATCTTCAGCTGCCATGTGGACATGGGAGATTTCAACCTGTTCAGCTGCGGTTCCCTGATCGGCCATGACGTGACGCTGGGAAACTGGAACGTCGTGGCCAACGGCTGCAAGGTGTCCGGAGGCGTGACGCTGGGTAATGCCAATTTCCTGGGGGCCGCGTCCGTGGTGCTCCCGTGCCGCACGGTGAAGGAAAACGTCGTCCTGGGCGCCAATTCCACCCTGGTCCGGGATGCGCTGGTGGGAGGCACTTATGCGGGCTGTCCCGCCGTGCTGAAAAAGAAGCCGTCCCCTGCGCCGGAGAAGAAATCCACCGTCTGGCTGTCCCTGGCCTGCACGGGGGAGGCGGAGGAAAGGTTCGTGCATGAAGCCTTTGAATCAAAGTGGGTGACGACGGTGGGGCCGAACGTGGACGCTTTTGAACGGGAACTGGAGGAATACCTGGGGGAAACGCATGTGGTGGCCCTGGCGTCCGGCACTTCCGCCCTTCATTTGGGGCTGGTGATGCTGGGAGTGGGGCCGGGGGATGAAGTCCTCTGCCAGTCCATGACCTTTGCCGCTTCCGCCAATCCCATCATTTACCAGGGGGCTTCCCCGGTGTTTGTGGACAGTGAGGAAAAGACGTGGAACATGTCTCCGGAGATGCTGGAGGAAGCCATCCGGGACCGCATCAGGCAGACGGGCCGCACCCCCAAAGCCATCATTCCGGTGGACCTCTACGGCATGCCCGCCAGCATGGGGGAGATCATGGAGATTGCCGGGAAATACGGCATTCCCGTGCTGGAGGACGCCGCGGAAGCGCTGGGTTCCGAATACCGGGGGCGGAAGTGCGGGGTGTTCGGCACGTACGGGGCCTTTTCCTTTAACGGAAACAAGATCATCACCACCTCCGGCGGAGGCGCCCTGTGCTGCCCGGATGAGGAATCCCGGAACAGGGTCAAGTTTTACGCCACCCAGGCCAGGGACCAGGCGCCGCATTATGAACACACGCGCATAGGCTACAATTACCGCCTCAGCAACGTGTGCGCGGGCATAGGCCGCGGGCAGATGCTTTCCCTCCCCTCCTTCCTGGAAAAAAGGCGCGGCATCCATGAAGAATACCGCCGCCGGCTTTCCGGCGTGCCGGGGCTGTCCCTGCTGGAAAATCCGGATTCCCGCTACCATTCCAACCACTGGCTGACCTGCGTTCAGGTCAATCCGGAGGAGGCCCGGTTTGACCGGGAAACGCTGCGGCTGGCGCTCCAGAAGGCCGGGGTGGAAAGCCGCCCTCTCTGGAAGCCCATGCATTTGCAGCCCGTGTTCCGCTCCTGCCCGTTTTATGGCTCCGGCGTATCGGACCGCCTGTTTGAAGAGGGCCTGTGCCTGCCTTCGGGCGCTTCCCTGGCCGGGGAGGACATGGACCGCATCATTGACGTCTTGTTGAATCTTTAATGTTCGCTCTTATGACCGAGACTCATAGCCAGATTTCAAAATTCCTCTATTACGCCCGGCATTATCTGCTGAATGCCAGCGGGAAATTCATCTTCCTGCTGGATTTGGGGCTTTCCTCCCTGGTCACGCTGCTGGCCTGCTATTACGGGGAATGGATTTACAAGGGTGACTGGGTGGACAAGCACATGGGGGTAGCCCTCCTCTTCGATCTCGCTGTCACGGGCACCATGCTCTGGCGGTCCGGCGTTTACAAGACCCTGGTCCGGTTCACGACCATGAAGGACTTGCAGAAGCTGATGGCGGCCATCCTGCTGGCCAGCATGCTGCTGTGCCTCTTTAACATTCTTCTCTGGCCCGCGTATTACAAGGGGCATGTCGTTTGCGCCATTTTCAATTTCGTCATCACCTTCCTGGTCCTGATCGGGTGCCGCATGGCGTGCATCGGCGGAAGAAGATGGCTGGAACACCTCAATTCCAGCGAATCCGTTTCCTCTCTCACGACGACCGGGCGCAAGAGGATTGCGCTGGTGGGCAAGCTGGACGCCTGCCTCCTGAAAGCCTCCCTTATCAGAAGCCTGAAAAGTGAGGAATATGAAGTGGTGGGCATCCTGACTTCCGCTCCGGAGGCGGACGGCAAGGAAATCAAGGAGATTCCGATACGGTTGATCAAGGAGGCCGCGGAGGTGGAGACGGCCTTGAATGTGTTCCAGGCGTCGGGAGTCGTTTTTGTGGGGAAGGACGATTTGCTGGGAGATAAGAAGCTGGCGGACGTCTGCCTGGAAAAGGGGATTGAACTGATGATTTCCCACGACCTGTTCCAGTCGTTTCACGAATATTCCGGCGTGGCCGTGGATGAAGTGCAGATTGAAGACCTGATGGAGCGGGAGGAAATCAGCATCGACATGGAAAAAATCTCTGGCGGCATCAAGGGCAAGGTGGTGATGGTGACGGGCGCGGCCGGCTCCATAGGAAGCGAACTGGTCAGGCAGCTGTGCCGGTTTTCCCCGCGCCGGATCGTTCTGCTGGACCACGCGGAAACGCCGCTGTGGCTGGTGCGCCAGGAGGTGGAAAAATCATATCCCCACGTTCCCGTTGCCACTTCCATCACCAATGTCTGCCACCGCCGCCAGCTGGAGGAAAGCATGAAGCTGTACCGGCCGGATGTGATTTTCCATGCGGCCGCCTACAAGCATGTTCCGCTGATGGAGGAGAACCCGTGCACGGCCGTGGTCAATAACGTGAAGGGGGCCATGCATCTGGCCTCCCTGGCCGTCAAGTACGGGGTGCAGCGTTTCGTCATGGTCTCCACGGACAAGGCGGTGAACCCCACCAGCGTCATGGGCGCCACCAAGCGGCTGGCTGAAATGTACGTGCAGAGCCTGGGGGAAGCCCTGCTGAAAAAGAGCGGAAAAGGCGCCACCGTATTCATTACCACGAGGTTCGGCAATGTGCTGGGAAGCGCGGGCTCCGTTATTCCCCTGTTCAAGGAGCAGATCAGGAAGGGAGGGCCCGTTACGGTCACCCATCCTGAAATGATCCGCTATTTCATGACCATCCCGGAAGCCTGCCGCCTGATTCTGCAAGCGAACGCCATGGGGCAGGGCGGGGAGATTTTCGTCTTCGACATGGGGGAACAGGTCAGAATCGTGGAGCTGGCTAAAAAAATGATTCGCCTGGCAGGGCTCTCTCCGCTGAAGGATATCCGCATCGTCTTCACCGGACTGCGCCCCGGCGAAAAACTTTATGAAGAACTTCTGGCGGACTATGAACATACGCTGGAAACCTCCCACCAGCGCATCCGCATTTTCCAGACCCGGAAATATGACATGTCCGAGCTGAAGGAAGCCTTTGAAGAGCTGGTGCGGCATGCGGAAGCCCACCATCTGGAGGATACCATCCGCGCCATGAAGCAATTGATACCCGAATACAAGAGCAACAACTCTCCCTACGCTAAGTACGACTACCTGGACTTGAAGAAACCCCTTACCATCTAACCTCTGCTTAATCATCCAATGAAATACCTACATCTGTTCCGCCATCCCTCCCTGTGGAGCCGCCTGCTGGTGGCCGCCGCCCTGGCGTGCGCGCTTCCCGCCTGCGTCAAGCCTGAAGAAGTCAATTACGTCCAGAACCTGGTGCTGGACCAGAAAGCGTCCATCGGGAAGGAATATAAGATAGTCATCAAAAAGGATGACCGCCTGTTCATTTCCGTCAGCAGCAAGAATCCCACGCTCGCGCAGATGTTCAACAAGGACAGCGGCAGCGTTTCCAGCCCCAGGGATGACGAGCGCGGGTACTTCGTGAACACGGACGGCGACATCGTGTTCCCCGTTCTGGGGAGAATCAAGGCCGTGGGCAAAACCTGCACCCAGCTGGCGAACGACATTGAAAGTGAAATCATCAGGGAAGGGTACATCAAGGACCCCGCCGTCAGCGTGCGCCTGATGAACTTCAAATTCTCCGTGCTCGGGGAAGTGTCCAAGCCGGGCAATTATGAAATCAAGGGGGAACGCCTGACGCTGCTGGAAGCGCTGAGCAAGGCCGGAGACCTGAACATGGACGGCAACCGTGACATTTACGTTATCCGGGAATCACAGGGAGAGCGCATTGCGTCCAAGGTGGACCTGCGGAACAGCGACCTGTTCCATTCCCCCTACTACTACATCCAGCAGAATGACGTCATTTACGTCACTCCGTCGGACAGGAAGGTGAACACGCGTAGCGAACAGCTCCAGATTTATCCCTACCTGATTTCCGGCACCTCCATTGCCATGGTCATTCTGGCCTTCTGCATTTAATCCCATGAAAGACCTCTCCCCCAAGAAGGAATCCCTGGATGCCGGCGGCGCCGCGCCGGTATCCCTGCTTCCCAGCCCCAGGGCCATCATGGGCCGGATTGTCCGGAAATGGTACTGGTGCGTGCTTTCCCTTTGCATTTGCCTGCCCCTGGCCTATCTGTACGCGGCGCGGCAGCCCCAGGTGTACGGAAAGGCCACCACCATCCTCATCAAGGATGATTACCCCAGGGAATCCGTGGCCGCCACGGTGCTGGCCTCCACCAACGGAATAGTCAACACGGGCGCCACCAATCTGGACAATGAAATTTTCCTGCTTTCCTCCCATTCCCTGCTGAAAACGGTAGTCCGGAATTTGAAGCTGGACGTCACCTACTGGAAGAAGAACGGGTTCCGGAAGGTGGAAATTTATCAGGACTCCCCTATTGCGGCGCAGTTCACGCAGGAGGGAAAAACGGCTGACGCCCGGTTCCTGGTGATTCCCGTTTCCGGAACGGAATTCCGCCTGGAAAAGGATGAGAAGGATCATCACGGGCATGAGACGGGCGTCTTCGGCAAGGAAATCCGGTTTGACTCCCAGGCCTTCATCGTGGAGAAAACTCCCAAGTTTGACGAAAGCAGCCTGAACGTTCCCGTGATTGTCAGGAGAACTTCCGTGAAGAATGCGGCGATGGGGCTGGGAAGCGGCCTGACCGTCAGAAAGGCGAGCGGAAAGAATGATTTGATCAACATTTCCATGCGCTGCAATAATCCGGTGAAGGCGGAGGATATTCTGTACAGCATCGTCCATTTTTACAATGAGGCGTCCCTGGAGGAAAAGAACAAGCGCGGCACAAAGACGAACGAGTTCATCGGAGATCGCCTGGACGTCATCAGTGAGGAGATGAAGAAAAATGACCTCGCCATTGAAGATCTGAAAAAGGAGACGGACGTTCTGACGGACCTGTCCACGGCCCTCACGGAGGAATATGAGAACAGCCTCAATGACAAGAAGGATTTGAGAGAGCTGGAGCTTGAAATCAAGTCCATAGAATACCTGAAAGATTACCTGGAGCAGGAGGCCGAGCATGACGCCAGGCTGGTCCCCATCAATTCAAAGATAGCGGACATGGGCATCCGGGACCAGATCAGCGTTTTTAATGACACCCTGCTGAAAAGGACGAGCCTGAAGGTGAATGCCGGGGACAATAATCCGATTATCCGCGAATTGGAGGCCAATTTGAACTCCCTGAAGGATGCGTTGAAGCGTTCCGTGAATAACTACTATACGTCCCTGCTGGTCAAGAAGAAGAACGTGCAGGACCAGCATGAGCAGACGCGGGAGCATATCAGGAATGTTTCCAGCAGGGAAAGGGCCGTCAACCACATTGAACGCGAGCAGCGCGTCCGGGAATCCCTGTACGTTCTCCTGCTGAACAAGAGGGAGGAAAATTCCCTGGCCCTGGCCGCCACGGAAGACAACGCGCGGATGGTGGACGGCGTGCGGGGCGGCAACGGTCCGCTGGAGCCGAACGTTCCCAAGATTCTGATGGTGGGATTTCTGGCCGGGATGGCTATTCCCGTGTTCCTGTGCGTGGTCGCGGCCATGCTGGATTCCAGCGTGAAGCGCCGGAAGGAAATAGAAACCCTGACCTCCATTCCCGTGTACGGGGAACTGCCGCGCAAGCCGCGGAAGCTGAAGAACCAGGAAATCGTGGTGAATCTGGAAGAACCTTCCGAGCTGTCCGAATGCTTCCCCCTGCTGGCGGAACGCATGGTGGCCCTTTCCGACGGGAACGAGGGGAACCCCCTCAGCGTCCTGATTACGTCCACCTGTTCCGGGGAGGGGAAAACCTATCTTTCCGTGAACCTGGCCCTTTCCCTGGCCGTGGCCGGAAAGAAGGTGCTGCTGATGGATATGGATTTAAGAAAAGGGGCGCTCAGCGCCCTGCTGGGCGGAGCCGGAAAGCCGGGCCTGGGGGATCTGGAGCAGGCCGGGGAGGGCGGCTGGCGTTCCCTGGTGGAACAATCCCCCGTTTCCGACCACCTGGATTACCTGTTTGCGGGAACCGTGCCGGACCATCCCTCCCGGCTTTTGCTGCATGACCGCATCAGGAAGCTGATGGAGGAAGTAAAGGAGCAGTATGATTTCATCTTCATGGACTGCGTTCCCTACTCCTCCCTGGCGGATGCGCGCATCGTCGCCCGGCTGGCCGACGTTACGCTGTACGTCATGCGGGCCGGCTGCGTGAAGAAGCGTGATTTGGCCGGATTGCAGAAGATCTGGAAAAACGGAGAGCTGAAGCGCATGGGCATCGTCCTGTGCGACGTGGAGCCCCATGGCCGCTCTTCCCGCGGGTATGCCGTGTACAGAAGCCTGGACACCTCCTCCCCGTGCGCGGGAAAATAATTCGTTTCAGAAGCCCGTCTTATGCCGCGTTCCCGTCTGAAAGTCCTGTTCCTGGTGGAATCCCTGTCCGGGGGAGGGGCGGAGAAAGTTCTCTCCGGGCTGGTGCGCGGCCTGGACCGGGAGCGTTTTGACGTGACGGTGTGCACGGTGGTGGACTGCGGTCCGTACCGGGAGGAAGTAGGAAAATACGCGCATTACCGCACCATCGTGGGCGGCCGGGGCTGGCTCTACCGGCTCAAGTACGCTCTGGTGTACCGTTTTCTGCCTGCGGGCTGGATTTACAAGTGGTGCATTGCCGGGGATTACGATGTGGAGGCGGCTTTTACGGAAGGGTTTCCCACGCGCCTTCTTGCAGCCGCTCCGGAAGGGAAGGCCCGGAGGCTGGCGTGGGTCCATGTGGACCTGGAGGCCCGGCCCTGGACGCAGGGGCCGGTGTTCCGGTCGCTGGAGGAGGAAAGGAAGGCTTACGCCCGTTTTCAAACCGTGGCGCATGTGTCGCAAACCGTCAGGGAAGCGTTTGAACGGCGCTTTGGAGCGCATGCCGGGTCCGTCGTCCTGCACAATCCGGTGGACCGGGATGCCGTGCGTTCCGGAGCCTCCGCTGCGGAGGAAGTGCCAGAAAAAAAGTGTTTCCGCTTTGTTTCCGTGGGGCGTCTGGAAGAACAGAAGGGCTTTGACCGGCTGATTGCCGCGCTGGCCCGCTTGAAGGAGCGCGGATGGCAGGCGGAACTGGTGATTCTGGGGGAAGGAAGCCGGAGGCGGGAGCTGGAAAGCCAGGCCGCCGCTCTGGGAGTGGCGGACTCCGTGCTGATGCCCGGCTTCCGGGAGAATCCCTACCCGTGGATGGCCACTGCCGATGTATTCGTATGCAGCTCCCGCAGCGAGGGAATGAGCACCGTGGTCACGGAGGCGCTGGCGCTGGGCCTGCCTGTTCTGGCCGTGGAGTGTTCCGGCGTGCGGGAACAGCTTGGCATGGGAAGGTTCGGGCGCATTGTGGAAAATCATGATGGGGCGCTGGCCGGCGGCATGGAGGATTTCCTTTCCGGCAGGGAATCCTGTGAAGATTGGAGGGAAAGGGCGGCCCGGGGCGGGGATGAGGTTGCTTATGAAAGCGCCGTGCGGAAGGTGGAGCATTTGCTGGAGGAAATGAAATGAAGAAGGTGGCGTTTTTTGTCAACAGCCTGTCCGGCGGCGGTGCGGAAAAAATTCTGCAAACCCTGCTGAACCGCTGGAACGGAAACCGGTGGCAGGTGGTCGTTTATTCCATCAGGAAGGAGGACATCCCGTCCGGCTACCCCCGGAATGTGTCCGTCCGTTTCCTGTTTGACGCCCTCCGGGAGGAGGACGGCCCCTGGGCGCGCCTGCTCGTCAAAATCCGGAACGGTCTGAAATTGCTGGTTTACAGGCATTTCCCTTCTTCCGTTTTCTACCGCTTGTTCATTCGCGGAACCTATGACGTGGAGGCCGCCTTCATTGAAGGCTACGCCACGCGGATAGCCGCCGGCTCCCCCCATGCCGGAAGCCGGAAACTGGCCTGGGTCCACATTGACCTGGCCGCCAACCACTGGACGCTGCCGGCCTACCGGAACGCGGAAGAGGAAAAGGCCGTTTACCGCCGTTTTGACACGGTGGCCTGCGTCTCCCGGAATGTCCGGGACTCCCTGCTGGCCCTGGCTGGTCCGTTGCAGGATGCGCGGGTGGTTTACAACCCCGTGGACGTTCCGCGCGTCCGGGAAAAGGCGGGGAAATCCGTTCCGGAACGTCCGGAAGGGGCCGTCCTGTTCTGCGCTTCCGGCCGTCTCGTGCGCCAGAAGGGATTTGACCGGCTGGTGACGGCGTGCCGCTATCTGGCTCAGGAGGGCTTCTCCTTCCATCTCTGGATTCTGGGGGAGGGGCCTGAAAGGAAGACGCTGGAACGCATGATTGCGGAGGGGAACTTGCAGGGCAGGATATCCCTGCTGGGGCAACTGGAAAATCCGTATCCCTACGTGAAGGCGGCGGACTGGCTGGTCTGTTCCTCCCGCAGCGAGGGGTATTCCACCGTGATTTCCGAGAGCCTGATTCTCGGCACGCCCGTGGCGGCCACGTTGTGTTCCGGAGTCCGGGAGCAGCTTGGGGACGGGGAATTCGGGTTGATTGCGGAAAACCACCTGTTGGGGCTTTACCGCGCCCTGGAAGATATTCTGACGGGAAAGGCGGACCGCCGGGACTATTGCGGGCGGGCGCTCCGCGGGGGGAGCCGGTTTGACCTGGATGGGCAGATGAATGCCGTGAAAGAACTTTTTGAAGAAACGCGCTGAACCGCCATGCCCTCCGTATCCGTCATTATTCCCGTGTTCAACGCCGCGCGTTTCCTTGAAAAATGCGTGGGGTCCGTGCTGGACCAGACCTTCACGGATTTT
The genomic region above belongs to Akkermansia massiliensis and contains:
- a CDS encoding sugar transferase, which gives rise to MYGNCVKRVLDFSAALIVLAVLLVPFLALAALLAAANRGTPFFRQTRPGRHGKLFRIVKFKTMTDEKDDRGELLPDERRLTRAGRLVRSLSLDELPQLFNVLAGQMSFIGPRPLLPEYLPLYSAEQARRHDVRPGITGWAQVNGRNSIGWDRKFELDVWYVDHLSLLLDARIILLTLAKVVQRQGISGEGCATMEKFTGSGK
- a CDS encoding DegT/DnrJ/EryC1/StrS family aminotransferase, with translation MKKKPSPAPEKKSTVWLSLACTGEAEERFVHEAFESKWVTTVGPNVDAFERELEEYLGETHVVALASGTSALHLGLVMLGVGPGDEVLCQSMTFAASANPIIYQGASPVFVDSEEKTWNMSPEMLEEAIRDRIRQTGRTPKAIIPVDLYGMPASMGEIMEIAGKYGIPVLEDAAEALGSEYRGRKCGVFGTYGAFSFNGNKIITTSGGGALCCPDEESRNRVKFYATQARDQAPHYEHTRIGYNYRLSNVCAGIGRGQMLSLPSFLEKRRGIHEEYRRRLSGVPGLSLLENPDSRYHSNHWLTCVQVNPEEARFDRETLRLALQKAGVESRPLWKPMHLQPVFRSCPFYGSGVSDRLFEEGLCLPSGASLAGEDMDRIIDVLLNL
- a CDS encoding UDP-N-acetylglucosamine 4,6-dehydratase family protein — protein: MTETHSQISKFLYYARHYLLNASGKFIFLLDLGLSSLVTLLACYYGEWIYKGDWVDKHMGVALLFDLAVTGTMLWRSGVYKTLVRFTTMKDLQKLMAAILLASMLLCLFNILLWPAYYKGHVVCAIFNFVITFLVLIGCRMACIGGRRWLEHLNSSESVSSLTTTGRKRIALVGKLDACLLKASLIRSLKSEEYEVVGILTSAPEADGKEIKEIPIRLIKEAAEVETALNVFQASGVVFVGKDDLLGDKKLADVCLEKGIELMISHDLFQSFHEYSGVAVDEVQIEDLMEREEISIDMEKISGGIKGKVVMVTGAAGSIGSELVRQLCRFSPRRIVLLDHAETPLWLVRQEVEKSYPHVPVATSITNVCHRRQLEESMKLYRPDVIFHAAAYKHVPLMEENPCTAVVNNVKGAMHLASLAVKYGVQRFVMVSTDKAVNPTSVMGATKRLAEMYVQSLGEALLKKSGKGATVFITTRFGNVLGSAGSVIPLFKEQIRKGGPVTVTHPEMIRYFMTIPEACRLILQANAMGQGGEIFVFDMGEQVRIVELAKKMIRLAGLSPLKDIRIVFTGLRPGEKLYEELLADYEHTLETSHQRIRIFQTRKYDMSELKEAFEELVRHAEAHHLEDTIRAMKQLIPEYKSNNSPYAKYDYLDLKKPLTI
- a CDS encoding polysaccharide biosynthesis/export family protein, translated to MKYLHLFRHPSLWSRLLVAAALACALPACVKPEEVNYVQNLVLDQKASIGKEYKIVIKKDDRLFISVSSKNPTLAQMFNKDSGSVSSPRDDERGYFVNTDGDIVFPVLGRIKAVGKTCTQLANDIESEIIREGYIKDPAVSVRLMNFKFSVLGEVSKPGNYEIKGERLTLLEALSKAGDLNMDGNRDIYVIRESQGERIASKVDLRNSDLFHSPYYYIQQNDVIYVTPSDRKVNTRSEQLQIYPYLISGTSIAMVILAFCI
- a CDS encoding GumC family protein — protein: MKDLSPKKESLDAGGAAPVSLLPSPRAIMGRIVRKWYWCVLSLCICLPLAYLYAARQPQVYGKATTILIKDDYPRESVAATVLASTNGIVNTGATNLDNEIFLLSSHSLLKTVVRNLKLDVTYWKKNGFRKVEIYQDSPIAAQFTQEGKTADARFLVIPVSGTEFRLEKDEKDHHGHETGVFGKEIRFDSQAFIVEKTPKFDESSLNVPVIVRRTSVKNAAMGLGSGLTVRKASGKNDLINISMRCNNPVKAEDILYSIVHFYNEASLEEKNKRGTKTNEFIGDRLDVISEEMKKNDLAIEDLKKETDVLTDLSTALTEEYENSLNDKKDLRELELEIKSIEYLKDYLEQEAEHDARLVPINSKIADMGIRDQISVFNDTLLKRTSLKVNAGDNNPIIRELEANLNSLKDALKRSVNNYYTSLLVKKKNVQDQHEQTREHIRNVSSRERAVNHIEREQRVRESLYVLLLNKREENSLALAATEDNARMVDGVRGGNGPLEPNVPKILMVGFLAGMAIPVFLCVVAAMLDSSVKRRKEIETLTSIPVYGELPRKPRKLKNQEIVVNLEEPSELSECFPLLAERMVALSDGNEGNPLSVLITSTCSGEGKTYLSVNLALSLAVAGKKVLLMDMDLRKGALSALLGGAGKPGLGDLEQAGEGGWRSLVEQSPVSDHLDYLFAGTVPDHPSRLLLHDRIRKLMEEVKEQYDFIFMDCVPYSSLADARIVARLADVTLYVMRAGCVKKRDLAGLQKIWKNGELKRMGIVLCDVEPHGRSSRGYAVYRSLDTSSPCAGK
- a CDS encoding glycosyltransferase: MPRSRLKVLFLVESLSGGGAEKVLSGLVRGLDRERFDVTVCTVVDCGPYREEVGKYAHYRTIVGGRGWLYRLKYALVYRFLPAGWIYKWCIAGDYDVEAAFTEGFPTRLLAAAPEGKARRLAWVHVDLEARPWTQGPVFRSLEEERKAYARFQTVAHVSQTVREAFERRFGAHAGSVVLHNPVDRDAVRSGASAAEEVPEKKCFRFVSVGRLEEQKGFDRLIAALARLKERGWQAELVILGEGSRRRELESQAAALGVADSVLMPGFRENPYPWMATADVFVCSSRSEGMSTVVTEALALGLPVLAVECSGVREQLGMGRFGRIVENHDGALAGGMEDFLSGRESCEDWRERAARGGDEVAYESAVRKVEHLLEEMK
- a CDS encoding glycosyltransferase, giving the protein MKKVAFFVNSLSGGGAEKILQTLLNRWNGNRWQVVVYSIRKEDIPSGYPRNVSVRFLFDALREEDGPWARLLVKIRNGLKLLVYRHFPSSVFYRLFIRGTYDVEAAFIEGYATRIAAGSPHAGSRKLAWVHIDLAANHWTLPAYRNAEEEKAVYRRFDTVACVSRNVRDSLLALAGPLQDARVVYNPVDVPRVREKAGKSVPERPEGAVLFCASGRLVRQKGFDRLVTACRYLAQEGFSFHLWILGEGPERKTLERMIAEGNLQGRISLLGQLENPYPYVKAADWLVCSSRSEGYSTVISESLILGTPVAATLCSGVREQLGDGEFGLIAENHLLGLYRALEDILTGKADRRDYCGRALRGGSRFDLDGQMNAVKELFEETR